Sequence from the Silvibacterium dinghuense genome:
ACATGCTCGACTCCGGCTTTTCCAACCCGTTCCAGCCCTACCAGGATCTGGAGCACACCCTGGATGACCTGCGCGAGGCACTGCGCCAGGCGCTGCTTTCCGGCGAGCTGTTCGATGAGCCGATGCAGCAGAAGATCGAGCAGCTCGAGGAGGAAGGCAAACTCGATGAGCTGATCGATCGCCTGATCGAGCGGATGCAGCAGGAGAACTACATCCGCGCTGAATCCGCGCCCGGCTCCGGCACCATCACCGAAGGCAGCGGCGAGGTAGGCTCGGCCATGGGCGGCGCACGCTTCGAGGTCACCGACAAGAGCCTCGACTTCCTCGGCTACCGGACATTGCGCGACCTGCTCGGGTCGCTGGGGAAATCGAGCGCCGGCCGCCACGATACCCGCCACTGGGCCACTGGCATTGAATCGAGCGGCGCCTCGCGCCTCTACGAGTTCGGCGATGTGCTCAATCTCGACACCACGGCCACGCTCACCTCGGCCATTGCGCGCGAAGGGCTCACGGTGCCGCTGAACATCGCATACAGCGACCTGCACGTCCACCAGTGCGAGTACCAGAGCTCCTGCGCGACGGTGGTCATGCTCGACTGCTCGCACTCGATGATTCTTTACGGCGAGGACCGCTTTACCCCGGCCAAGAGGGTCGCCATGGCTATGGCGCACCTCATCCGCACGCAATACCCCGGCGATTCGCTTTCGTTAGTGCTTTTTCATGATTCCGCCGAAGAGCTGCCCGTCTCGCAGCTGGCGCGCGTCAAGGTCGGCCCGTGGCACACGAACACACGCGAGGGACTGCGGGTGGCGCAGCGCATCCTCAAGGCACAGCGCACGGACATGAAGCAGATTGTGATGATTACCGACGGCAAGCCCTCGGCGCTGACGCTCGAAGACGGCCGCATCTATAAAAATGCCTTCGGACTCGATCCACTGGTGGTCAGCGAAACGCTCGAAGAGGTAGCGCGCTGCAAGCGCTCCAACATCATGATCAACACCTTCATGCTCACCTCCGACCCGATGCTGGTGGAGTTCGTGCACCAGGTTTCGGAAATGTGCCGCGGCAAGGCCTATTTCACCACCCCCGAGACCCTGGGAGAATACCTGCTGATGGACTTTATGCAGAGGAAGTCGCGGACGATTCATTGATTCTGCCGTTACAATTCCGCTGAGGCTGCAAAGCACACTGGATGGCGGCCGCATCACAGCCTGGATAGAGCAGAGCGCTTGAAAAGAACGGCCTGCGCTCCGGCAACGAGAGCGCTGAAGCCGTCGCGGCATCGCGCTTTTGTGTAACCTTACTTCAACCCCTATAGCGCCGGCGGCATCTGCCAGCGCCCGTACGAGTGATTCATGCCCCTGAGCCCGAGCAAGTCCCCGAGCAAGTCTCCCAAGAAGTCCGCCGCCCCCGCCACTGAAAAACAGTCCGGGCAGTCCACCTCTTTACGCTCTTTCGACCGCTCCCTGCCCATGATGCTGATCCGGGCCCGCGAAGCCGTGATGCACCGCTTTCGCCCGCTCCTGCGCAGCCATGACATCACCGAGCAGCAGTGGAGAATCCTTCGCGTGCTGGCCGAAAACAAGCACGCCGACATGCTGGAACTCTCCGTACGCTGCAATATCCAGCCGCCCAGCCTCTCCCGCACCATTCCGCTGCTCATCGAGCGCGGGCTGGTACAGCGTACCGCCCACCGCGGCGACCAGCGCCGGGTACTCGTCTCTCTGACCGCACGCGGCCGGACGCTGTTCCGTACCATGTCCGCCGAGACCGTGCGCCTCTACCAGCAGATCGAAGAAGACCTCGGTTCCACCCGGCTGAATCGGCTTTATCGCGCTCTCGATGACGTGATGACGCTCGCACAGCCCTCCGAAGGCGCGGCGGCCCCCGACAGCGAAGATTAAGGCCTACATCGTGCGGACAGACGCGAGCGCTTGCGGAACCGTTCGTGTCCGCGCCGGCACGGCTGCCGTTTCTCCCGGCTTCATCTCGGTGAGCCTCCGCCCCAGCCGGCGTGAGAGTTCGACAATCGTGCGCAAACGCTCAGCCAGCGCAGCCGGAGCACTGGGCTCTGCGGCCGCCAGCTGACTCTGCAGCAGCAGCCCGGCCACCAGCTCACGCAGCTCGCTTTCGATCGCCTCCCCGGCGGCGCGCAGGGCTAACTCCTGCTCCCGCTGCCGGCGGTCGAGAGCAGCGCGCACCTCGCGCACCAGGCGGCCGCAGCCGGAGATGGCGAAGTTGATCTCGATAGCCAGCGCCGTCCCTGTTCCCCGTAGCAGGGTGTCCATGCCGTCCTCCGACGGGTCCAGCAGAGACTCGTCGAGGATCACCAGCGCATACTCCCGCCGGCGGAGCGCATGCAGCGCGGCGCGGCGCGTGGAGACCGTCTCGACCTCCAGCTGAAACTGCCGCGCGAGGACGGCGGCGCACGATTCCGCGCCTTCTATGGCTGTAATCAAAAGTACCGGTTCCATTTCCCCCTCCGTTTTCGGGCGACAAGCGTCCTTCCAGGCTGGCGCGGCAGCTACGGCCGCGATCGATGCCATCCAGGAAGCGGCTCATGCCCCTGCGCCGCTGATGCCGTACTCCTTGAGCTTGCGGTAAAGCGTGGTTTTGCCGATGCCCAGCAGGCGCGCCGCGCGGAGCTTGTCGCCCTTCAGATCGCGCAGCGCTCCCAGGATGGCCTGCCGCTCGAGCTCGGCCAGAGGCTGCACCGCCTGCTCGACATGCGCGGGCTCGGGAGCCTTGCTCCGGTCGACCTCCGTCCGATAGGCATGCAGCCGGAAATCCTGCAGCTGGGTGGGAAGATCGCCGATGTGCAGTATGGGACCGGTCGAAAGCGTGCAAGCCCGCTCGACCGAGTTCTCCAGCTCCCGTACATTCCCCGGCCAGGCGTAATCGCTCATGATGCGCAGAGCATCGTCGCTGAGCACATACCGCTGCTTGCGCTGCCGACTGTTCCGCTCCAGAAAGTGCGCCGCCAGCAGGGGAATATCCTCACGCCGCTCGCGCAGCGGAGGAATCCGCAGGCTGACCACGTTGAGCCGGTAATAAAGATCGCGCCGGAAGCGGCCCTGCTCGACCATCGTCGTCAGATCCCGGCTCGTGGCCGCCAGGATGCGTGCCTGGAACGGCACCGGCTGCGCGCTGCCGATCGGACGCATCTCCTTCTCCTGCAGGGCACGGAGCAGCTTCACCTGCAGATCCAGGGTCAGCTCGCCCACCTCGTCCAGAAAGACGGTTC
This genomic interval carries:
- a CDS encoding vWA domain-containing protein, translated to MKRVRYSKFTGDLASEIDMEDLLKALSDYMLDSGFSNPFQPYQDLEHTLDDLREALRQALLSGELFDEPMQQKIEQLEEEGKLDELIDRLIERMQQENYIRAESAPGSGTITEGSGEVGSAMGGARFEVTDKSLDFLGYRTLRDLLGSLGKSSAGRHDTRHWATGIESSGASRLYEFGDVLNLDTTATLTSAIAREGLTVPLNIAYSDLHVHQCEYQSSCATVVMLDCSHSMILYGEDRFTPAKRVAMAMAHLIRTQYPGDSLSLVLFHDSAEELPVSQLARVKVGPWHTNTREGLRVAQRILKAQRTDMKQIVMITDGKPSALTLEDGRIYKNAFGLDPLVVSETLEEVARCKRSNIMINTFMLTSDPMLVEFVHQVSEMCRGKAYFTTPETLGEYLLMDFMQRKSRTIH
- the hpaR gene encoding homoprotocatechuate degradation operon regulator HpaR, with the protein product MPLSPSKSPSKSPKKSAAPATEKQSGQSTSLRSFDRSLPMMLIRAREAVMHRFRPLLRSHDITEQQWRILRVLAENKHADMLELSVRCNIQPPSLSRTIPLLIERGLVQRTAHRGDQRRVLVSLTARGRTLFRTMSAETVRLYQQIEEDLGSTRLNRLYRALDDVMTLAQPSEGAAAPDSED